The DNA region GGCGAACAGCGCCAAACCCAGCAGACCAGGGGCAGACACCTGAAGCAGCAGCCCCCCCAGCCCCTCGGACCAGGGCACGACGGTTACCAGAATTCCCGCGCCTCCCGCTGCCAGCACACCGGCGATGGCCAGCCGCAACAGGTCCATCCCCCAGCGCCGCAGTGGCAGCGCTGAAATCCGTTGCTGCAGTGCCAACAACAAGGCAAGGCAGGTAAACAGGTTGATCGCAACCGTCGCGAGCACCAGCCCAGGTGCACCGAAATTGAATGGCGACTGATTCCCCCAAGGGGTCGGGCCACCCACCAGCAGCCAATCAAAAAAAACGTTCAGACCAATCCCCGCCAACGAGAGACGAAATGGCGTCGTCCCATCACCGAGGGCATAGAAGACACGCACCAGCACATCCCGTCCGAGGTAGGCCGGCATGCCCAGGCCGTAGGCCATCAATAGGCCCGTCACCAGCTGGGCGGCGGACGCATCGAAGGCACCACGCTCGTACACAAGGGCCACGATGGGACCGCCCAATGCAACGAACAGTCCCCCCAGAGGAATCATTGATGCGGCAGAGAGCATCAACCCCTGCCGAATCCTTTCGATCAGCTGCGCACGATCCGACGGCGCCGTGAGCCTGGCGAAGGTGGGCAGCAAGGGCACCAGCAATGCATTCGAGATCAAGCCCAGGGGCGTTTGCACCAGCAAATTGGCGTACCCCAAACCTGCCGCCGCACCAATGATGCCGGAGGCGAAAAACAGATCCGTGAACACATTGACCTGCAGCATCCCGGACGACAGCGTCGCCGGGCCCATCACACGCCAGACCTCGCGCACCCCCGGGTGCCGCCAATCCCAGACCAGTTGAAAACGGGCCAACCCCTGACGGATCAACGCTGGCAGCTGGATCAACCACTGGAGCATGGCCCCAACCAACGTGGCCAAGGCCAGCACCACACCCCCGCTCATGGCCGTGGACGGCAAGGCGATGTCAGCGCCGAGCTGCCACCAGAGCAGTCCCACCCCAACGATCAAGGCACCGCTGGACATCAGCGGGGAAATCGCCGGAATCCAGAATTCGTCTGCAGCATTGAGGGAGCCAAAGCCCAGCCCAATCAGCCCGGCCAGCAGGGCCATCGGTGCCATCACCTGCAGCTGGACCCGAGCGATGGCGTGAAGCTCGGGGGCAAGGCCAGGACCCACCAAGGTGATGAGGGGATCCGCCGCCAGCACCAAAACGATGGTGACCACCAGCAACAGTGCGCTGACGCTGGTGTTGAGCGCCGCAAGGATACGAGCTCCTTCGGCCCGTGGGCGACGACTCAGCACACTGACCATGGCGCTGTGGAAGGGGCCATTAATGCCCCCGAGCAGGATCAGCAGAAATCCAGGCAGCACATAGGCGTAGTTGTAGGCGTCATAGGCCGCGCCAACCCCGAAGGCCGCCGCAATCACCAGCTGCCGAATCAGGCCACCCACCTTGCTCAGCAGGGTTCCGAGGGTCACCACCAGTGCGATCCCCTTCAGTGAACGCGCCATTCGCCCCACAGCATTGGGCGCATTGTGGAGGCACCACGCGAGACCATGGGCCAATCTCGGCTGATGCCATGACTGGCCTTCCCTCTCCGGGCGATGCCCTGCTGCGCTTTGAACCTTTAACGGAGGGCGTGCTGCTGAAGCGCTACAAACGCTTCCTGGCCGATGTGGAGCTGAGCAGCGGCGAGAACGTCACCGCCCACTGCGCCAACACCGGACCGATGACCGGGGTCTTGATCCCTGGCCAACGGGTGCGTCTGCGTCACGCACCCTCCCCCAAACGCAAGCTGGCCTGGACCTGGGAGCAAGCCGAAGTGCCAGGCGCCGATGGCAAGCCTTGCTGGGTTGGCATCAACACGGCCCTACCCAACCTCCTGATTCGCGCAACGATTGAAGCGGGGTGCCTGGAGGCCCAACTCGGCGCCATTGCGGGGATCCGCGCTGAGGTGGCCTACGGCACCAACAAACGCAGCCGGATCGATCTCCTGCTGACGCCAGCAGAGCAGAACCCCGATCAACGACCGATCTATCTGGAGGTGAAGAACACCACCTGGACCGACGGCAAAACGGCCCTGTTCCCCGACACGGTGACCGAACGGGGGCAAAAGCATTTGATTGAGATGATGGGCGTGGTTCCGGAGGCGCGGGCGTTGCTCGTGCCATGCCTCAGCCGCTCGGATGTGAATGCTTTTGCACCGGGCGATAGCGCCGATCCGCGCTACGGGGAGCTGTTTCGCCAGGCGACCAAGAGCGGGGTGGAAGTTCTGCCTTGCTGTTTCAGCTTCAGCGCCGATGCGGTGCACTGGCAGGGGACGCGCCTAGTCAACCTAGATTGATTTTCTGTAGCAGATCGAACATAGAAAGTTGAGATTGACATGCAGCGTGGACTTGTTCGCCTAGTTACAACTGGGCGTGTCACGCAGCTCTGCACCCTCGTTCATGACAACTGCATTCCACGCGCCACCGCAAAAGCGGCGCAAAACCCTTCAGGAGGCCAGCCTCCTGGAAGGCCCGATGCTTCTTCTAAAGAGCATCCGGGGCTTCAGTTCCAACCGCGCCATGACCTGGCTTGCCTGTGCGCCCCTGGCGCTTATGGGCCTTGGCATCTTCACGCTGTCGGCCAAAGCCGAAGAGCTGCCTGAGCTCTCCGCAGCTTTCCTGGCCAACAACCTCTGGCTTCTGGTCGCCACCATCCTGGTGATCTTCATGAATGCCGGCTTCGCCATGGTCGAAGCCGGCATGTGCCGGCAAAAGAATGCCGTCAATATCCTCTCCAAGAACCTGTTTGTGTTCGCCCTTGCGGTGACCGCCTACTGGTTCGTGGGCTACTCCTTCATGTACGGCGATTCCGTCATCGACGGTTGGCTGTATTTCGCAGGCTTCTTCTTCGATCCAACCGTCACCGCTGAGACCATCAGCGATGCTGGCCTGGTTCCCACCGTTGATTTCCTGTTCCAGGCGGCCTTCGCCGGAACCGCCGCCACGATCGTTTCTGGTCTTGTGGCTGAGCGGATCAAGTTCGGCGAATTCGTGATCTTCGCCCTGGTCCTCACCGCCTTCATCTACCCAGTTGCTGGCAGCTGGGAATGGAACGGTGGCTGGCTCAACAGTGTTGGCAGCGTCGAATTCATCGACTTCGCTGGTTCCTCGATCGTGCACTCCGTCGGCGCTTGGGCCGGCCTCGTCGGGGCCATGCTGCTCGGACCCCGCATCGGCAAGTACGTCGATGGCAAGGTTCAGGCCATTCCTGGACACAACATGTCCATCGCCACCCTTGGCGCTCTGATCCTCTGGATCGGCTGGTACGGCTTCAACCCGGGCTCCCAGCTGGCCATGGACCAGTGGGTTCCCTACGTGGCCGTCACCACCACCCTCGGCGCAGCCGGCGGTGCCATCGGCGCCACGGTGATCTCCACGATCACATCCAAGAAGCCTGATCTCACCATGATCATCAACGGCATCCTGGCCGGCCTGGTGAGCGTGACTGCCGGTTGCGGCAACCTCACCCTGACGGGTTCCTGGGTGGCTGGCCTGGTGGGCGGCATCATCGTCGTCTTCTCCGTTGCCGCTCTCGATGCCGCAGGCATTGACGACCCCGTCGGCGCCTTCTCCGTGCACGGTGTGTGCGGCGTGTGGGGCACGATCGTGATAGGTCTCTGGGGCTACGACGTCCAGGGCGATGGCTCCGGCCTCGGCCTTCTGGTCGGCGGTGGCGTTGAGCAGCTCGGCATCCAAGCCCTGGGTGCAGCTGCCTACGCCATCTGGACCGTTGTCACCTGCTTCATCGCCTGGCAGATCATCGGCTCCCTCTTCGGTGGCATCCGCGTCACCGAACAGGAAGAGTCCGAAGGTCTGGACATTGGCGAACACGGCATGGAGGCCTACGCCGGTTTCTCCACCACCAACAACTGATTCCTCTTCGGCTCAGTTGCTGATCTCAAGCCCGGCCAGGTGGCCGGGCTTTTTTGCTGCCTGAAGAAGCGCTTCAGGCCACATAGAGTTGCCCCACTCCAGCGCCCTCCATGGACACCCACGCCTTCAAGCGCTCCCTCCATCATTCCGAGCGTTACAACCGGCGAGGCTTCGGGCGTGCCGAGGAAGTGGCGGAAAGCCTTGAGCAGGCTTACCAAAGCGGCCTGATCGGCACGATCAGGGACAACGGCTACCGACTGGAACACGGCAGGCTCGACGTGCGCCTGGCGGAAGCCTTCGGGTTCTGCTGGGGTGTTGAACGGGCCGTGGCGATGGCCTACGAAACCCGCAAGCACTACCCAAGCGAGCGCCTCTGGATCACGAACGAGATCATCCACAACCCCTCAGTGAACGATCACCTCAGGGGAATGGATGTGCAGTTCATCCCTGTCGAACAGGGGGTGAAGGACTTCTCAGGTGTCACCTCCGGCGATGTGGTGATCCTGCCGGCCTTTGGTGCCACCGTTCAGGAAATGCAGCTGCTGAATGAACGGGGCTGCCACATCGTTGATACGACCTGTCCCTGGGTCTCCAAGGTGTGGAACACCGTGGAGAAACACAAAAAGCACACCTTCAGCTCGATCATTCACGGCAAGGTGAAGCACGAGGAAACACTGGCCACCAGCTCATTTGCCGGCACATATCTGGTGGTGCTCGATCTGGAGGAAGCCCAGTACGTCGCCGATTACATCCTCGGCAAAGGTGACCGTGATGAGTTCATCAAACGCTTTGCCAAAGCTTGCTCTCCAGGGTTCGATCCCGATCGGGACCTCGAACGTCTGGGCGTGGCCAACCAGACCACAATGCTGAAGAGCGAAACGGAAGAAATCGGACGCTTGTTCGAACGCACGATGTTGAGCAAATACGGTCCAACTCAGCTCAACGACCACTTCCTGGCCTTCAACACCATTTGCGACGCCACTCAGGAGCGTCAGGACGCCATGTTCTCCCTAGTGGATGAACCGCTGGACCTCATGGTGGTGATCGGTGGTTTCAACTCGTCCAACACCACCCACCTGCAGGAAATTGCCGTCAGCCGCGGCATTCGCTCCTTCCACATCGACACGCCCGAGCGCATTGACGTGGGCAGCAATTCGATCGAGCACAAACCACTGGCAGCAGAACTCTGTCGTGAAGGTGATTTCCTGCCTGAGGGGCCCGTTCGGGTGGGCATCACCTCCGGTGCCTCAACGCCGGATCGGGCGGTGGAAGAGGTGATCGAAAAACTGATGCAATTGAGCGAAAACTGAACCGCAGAGAGCTTTACATTAGTACATCTTTAATCCGCCCTTCGCCGGCAGCTCCCCATCCGTGACGGTCTTGTCGCCCACTGAAACCGACAATCAGCTTCACGGTGCAGACCCGCAGGTGCGCTGCTACAGCAGCCACTTCGAGGATTCAATGCAGATGCTGGCGCCCCAAGAGGTGGTAACGCGCTACCTAGATAACCATCAGAGCTGGTTTGAACGTTGCGCCAGCCCGATGCAGGTCGAGGCCATCGATCGGCAGTCCTACAGCTTGACCCTGGGGCGGTTCGGCAACTTTGGCTTCGAAGTGGAGCCCACGATCGCTCTACGACTGCTGCCGCAGCAGGAAGGGATTTACCGGATCGAAACCATGCGGACCGTGCCACAGTCGCTCGCCCAGCGCCATCACTACGACGTCGACTTCCGCGCGGGGATGCGCCTAATCCCCGAACAGGAGCACACCTCCGTCCAATGGGACCTGGATCTCAAGGTCTGGATCCGTCTGCCCAAGGTGATCACCATGCTCCCGGATCAATTGGTCCAAAGCAGTGGTGATCATTTGCTCAAGCAGATTGTCCGCCAGATTTCGCGAAGGCTGACCTGGAAGGTCCAGGAAGATTTCCATGCCGCCCATGGCTTGAGCTGCCCACCCCGTAAGCGAGCAGCCTTCTGAAGGATCTTCAGCGGTTGGTCCAGATCTTGTTGACGATCTCCATGCCGCTGAAGGCCTGCCAGAGGAACAGCGTGAGCATGCCCATGTTCAGGCCCACATGAGCCTTGCGCGCGATCACATTGCCCCGCTGCATCAAGGGTGAGAGCGACGCGGCAACAGCAATCATTCCGGTCATCGCCAGACCCACCAAAAGGTGCGGACCGACGAACAACTTGCCATTGTTCAGATAGGTGACCGCCATGCCACCCAGCGTGCCGAGGGTCATCACAGCCAGCAGGATGCTGCCCCAGAGGTAATGGCGCTGGGCGAACTTCTTCGGCACCAGCTCTTTGCGCTGTTCTGCGGTGCCGGTGCGGGTTTTCTTGACCTTGATCCCCAGGTACAGAGCCCAACCACCAACGGCGAGCAGGCCCCACTCCGATAGGGGGTGAGCGAAATTGAGGCTGAAGGGGAGGGTGGCGAGCATTGAAGGCGACTCTTCAGTGTCGCGAGGCTAGGGGGCCGGCGGCCCCCACCAGCGTCAGTGAAGAAAATGGCGGCGCCCCGTGAGCTGCATCGCCAGGCCAAGCTCATCGCAGGCCTTGATCGAATCGCCATCGCGCATGCTCCCTCCGGGATGAATCACGGCGGTGATGCCGTGGCTGGCAGCCAGACGCACCGTGTCGTCAAACGGGAAGAAGCCATCACTGGCCAGAACGGCTCCCTGGGCTTTCTCACCTGCCGCCTCCAGTGCAATCCGGGCTGAGCCCACGCGATTCATCTGCCCGGCACCCACGCCAAGGCTCTGCCCATCCCTGGCCACAACGATGGCGTTGGAACGAACATGACGCACCAGACACCAGGCAAATTCGAGGTCCAGCTTTTCCTGCGGTGTTGGCGGCCGCTGGCTGGCCACGGTCCAGTCGGCCGGCGTGATCACCTGATCATCAAGATCTTGAACCAGGAGACCGCCAAGGATGCTCCGCACGTGATCGGGGCCTGCCGCATCAATGGCCTGGGGAGCCAGCTCCAACAGGCGCAGATTGGCTTTGGCCACCAGCACCTCCCGCGCCTCGGGCGTGAAGCCCGGTGCGACGACACATTCCAGGAACAGGCTGGTGAGCTCACGGGCCGCCGTGGCTTCCACCACACCATTCATGGCAATGATTCCACCGAAGGCACTCACCCGATCGGCATCCAGGGCCCGCGTCAGTGCTGCAGGAATCGAAGCTCCGATCGCCACACCGCAGGGATTGGTGTGCTTGACGACCACAGCAGCAGGTTGCAACGCCGGTGCGGAGCCGTCGACTCCATAGCCGAACTCCCGCACCGTGGCGAGGGCAGCCTCGAGATCCAAAAGGTTGTTGGTGCTCAGCTCCTTGCCCTGCAGCTGAATGGCGCCACCCCAACCCTGTTTGGGATGGCTGAACCAGCGCGCTTTTTGGTGGGGATTTTCGCCATACCGCAGGGTCTGCCGCAATGGCACCGCCTCCAACCAAGGGCTGTCTTCCGCGGCGTTTTGCTCGATCATCCAGCGGCTGATCACGGTGTCGTACGACGCGGTGTGCTGGAACGCTTCAAGGGCGAGTTGACGCCGCAGTTCTGAAGGCACGCTCCCGCCCGTCTCCGCCAGAGCGGTCAACAGACGTTCGTATTGGTCAGGGCTGGTAAGAACAGCCACATCGGCATGGTTTTTGGCGGCCGCCCGCACCATGGCGGGGCCACCGATGTCGATGTTCTCGATCGCCTGATCCCAGGTGACGTCAGGCCGAGCAATCGTTTCGCGGAAGGGATAAAGGTTGACCACCACCACATCGATGGGGGCAATGTTCTGCTGCTTAAGATCGGCTTGGTGGGATGCCTCACCCCGCTTGGCCAAAATTCCGCCATGCACCCTTGGATGGAGCGTTTTCACACGACCGCCAAGAATTTCTGGGGCCCCGGTGTGCTCCGACACACGGGTCACTGGGAGACCGGCCTGCTCGAGCACCTTGGCCGTGCCCCCACTGGAGAGCAGCTGATAGCCATGGGTCCGATGTAGGGCCTCCGCCAGGGGCACCAGCCCGGACTTATCGGAAACACTCAGCAGAGCGACAGGAGCCATCAAAGGGTCGTGACTGGGTCGTGAGCCAACCTACGCAGCAGTGATGTTGATGCCGTATGGATGGCCGGCTTGTACTGCTCCACGGCTGGGGAGCCAATGGAGAGGATCTCAAGCCCCTGGGCGATCGCGTAGCGCGCGAGTGCTCAAAAAACCTTGATGTGGTGTGCCTTGAGGCCCCTGAACTCCATCCCGACCAACCTGGAGGACGCCAGTGGTATGGCCTGTTCCCGGCCCAGTGGGACGCCGTACCCGCGGCCGTTGAGCGCCTCAAGGCTCAACTTCAGAGCCTGAACAGTGAAGGCCTTGGACTCGAACGGACGGTGGTGTTCGGCTTTTCGCAGGGAGGTGCAATGGCTTTGGAAAGCGGCTGCGTCCTACCCATCGCAGGGCTGATCAGCTGCAGCGGCTATCCACACCCGAACTGGGCTCCACCCCAGCAACACCCGCCTGTGTTGCTGATGCATGGTTCAGACGATCCGATAGTGCCGTTCCAGGCAATGCCAGCGATCGCTTCGCAGTTGCAGCCCGATCGCTGTCAGACACTTCCATTCAAAAACGGCCACACAATCCCGGATGAGACGGTGCAGCCGATCCTGTTGTTTATCGAACGTGTTCTGGAGAACGCATAATCAAACGAAGGCGTATTCGTACTCCTCCATTTCCTCCCAATCATCAGCTCCAAGCTCGAGGCCTTCAAAGAGCTTGTCTTCACCGATGGAATCAACAATCGTGCGCAATGAGGGGAAGAGAAAGTGATTCTCTTCGGCGTATTGGGCGCTGAACAGACCCTTCTCACCCCAGAAGAAACGGTCGGTGGTGTGCTCGTTGCGGCGCACGTTCAGCAGAGCTGGAGGCACCATGGCCGCTTCTGCGATGTAGCGGCGAGCAGCCGTAACAGGCTTGTACTCACCGGTCTCAAGGTGATGGGTTGGCACATGGGCCAGGACCCGCTGACCTGCCAGACGACGACGGCTAATACGCTTGCGCTTCTTGGACATGGAAGGGCTCCGGTACGAAAGGAAGAACGGGGTGGAGATCGTCAGAACGAATAGGTGCCGTCGGCGCGAAAACGCCAGACGCAAGGGGAGCGTCAAGGCAATTGCAGACACACCACAATCACCGGCAGGACACCAACACCCAAGCGGGAACCAGCGAAGGACACTGCAACCTCTGCTGTAGCTTTGGTTGCCAAGCAATTGCAACCTTTGTGAGAGCTGGCGGACGCCTGTTCATGTTGAACAGCGTCTCGGTCGATAAGAGGATCTTAAGACTTTTCCCAGATTTTTCAAGTCCCCCTTGCGCAGGCTTGCCCAAGCACCTGAATTGATCGTCTGGAACTGATGCAGCTCACCGATCGATTCTTAGATTTCACCGATCAACAGCTGGCTGATCTGACCGCCGAAGAAGGCATTCAGCATCTGGGGCTGTACGTCAGTGCGCCTCCCAATCAGCAAGGCCCGCCCTTGCTGCTGATCCGGCAATGGTCTGCCAATAAACGATCTCTTCCCCCTGCCGACGCAGACCCGAACCTGCGCCTGCCGCACGAGAGTCGGCGTTGGTATCCCCTCCAGGATGCAGGCCTGATCCTGGGAGCGCTGCGCGCCGATCTGGATCCGCGACGGAGTTGGACGATGACCCTGGACCAACGGATGCGACGCAGTGCTGCCGCCATCAGCCACGCCCTAGGGCGAGACCTGGAATGCCTGCAACTGCACCAGGAACTCAGCCAACAAAACGATCAACTGCGCACCCTCGTGCATCAGTTGCGCAATCCACTGGCGGCCCTACGCACCTATGCCCAACTGCTGCTGCGGCGGCTTGAAGCAGACAGCTCCCACCGTGCACTTGTCGAGGGAATGCTCTCTGAGCAACGCCAACTCGGCCAGTACATCGACGTGCTCGATGGCCTCGGGCAGCAACGTCTCCCGCAACAAGAGCCCCTTGGCCCCACCTTGTTGCCCCCCGGCCCTGCCGAAGGTGAGGCAACCATGCAAACCCTGCTGATGCCTCTGCTGGAGCGGGCGGAAGCGACAGCAAGCCTGCAGGGCCGCCCCTGGCAGGGTCCGGACCTGTGGCCCCAGTGGATTCATCAACCATCCCAGGATGGAACGATCGCAGAGATCGTCGCCAACCTCCTTGAAAATGCCTTCCGCTACAGCCCAGCGGGATGCATCGTGGGCCTGTGCCTATTGCCCGATGGGCTCTGCGTCTGGGACGACGGGCCGCCGATCCCCCTGGAGGAGCGCGACCTGATTTTCGAGCGGGGAGCGCGGGGGTCCACCGGACAGGAGCGAGCGGGCACCGGCCTTGGGCTCGCCCTTGCACGCTCCCTGGCAGAGCAGCAGGGCCGCAACCTCACGCTCTGCGTGGAGCCTTCCACGATCGATCCTGATCTGCCCACTCAGGGCAACGCGTTCGTCCTCAACTGGCCGGCAGAAGCAAGGCCAAACCCAACAACGTGATCATCTCGGTGAGCACAAGCACCGCTCCATAACTGTCACCGGTGTGCCCCCCCAGGCGTCGCCCGAGGCTCTGGGCGACCAGGATCGCCACAACCCCACCCAGGACAAGGGGTATGGGCCCCACCCAACCAGCCAACACAACCACCACCAACAACGAGGGCAAGGCGTCCCAGAGCGGTCTGCCGTGATCGCGATGAAACGCAGCCGTTCCATCAGCGCGTAGGTAGTCGAAACGTGCCATGGCCCAGAGCGGTGCCACCCGGGCCCAGAACGCAGCCAGGCAGAGCCCGAGGGGGGCCTGCCCCCCCAGCTGGATTAAGGCCCCAACCTGCAACAGCAGCACCATCACAAGAGCCAGCACGCCACTGGCGCCCACCCGGCTGTCCTCCATCGCCTCGAGCCGCCGCTCCGCTGGAGCCCCGAGGCCATCTGCCGTGTCGATTAAGCCGTCGTGGTGCAACCCACCACTGAGTTGGATGCCAAGAGCCACCACGCAGGGGGCACAGGCAGCCAGAGGCCAACCAAGCCTGGACAAACCGATCCAGAGCAGCCCCTGCAGCGCACCGATTAGTAGCCCCATCCATGGGGCGAAGCGGGCAATGCGCCGAAACGAGGGCTGCGGCCAGGGCCATGCGGGCAGCACTGTGTAGAAGATCCAGGCTCCCGCCAGATCAGAAAGCCAGGGCGGAACGATCCTGGGAATGGCGCGATGGATGCAATCGGCCCTCACCGTAGGGTCATTGCAGGGGGAGATCAGTCGTGTTCGGCTTCGAGATCAACGCGCATTGCGCCAACACATCAGCACGGTGCGGCACCTTTGAGACACCGCATGGGCCGGTGCACACACCACGCTTCATGCCGGTAGGAACCCTGGCCACCATCAAGGGCATCAGCACCGAGCAACTGGGACGCACGGGAGCCCAGATGGTGCTCTCGAACACCTACCACCTGCACTTGCAGCCGGGCGAGGAGATCGTGGCAGCAGCCGGAGGCCTTCACCGGTTCATGGGCTGGGACGGCCCGATGCTCACCGACTCCGGAGGCTTTCAGGTGTTCAGCCTGGGTGACCTTAACAAGATCGATGACCGTGGCGTGGTGTTCCGAAACCCCCGCGATGGACGCACCATCGACATGACCCCGGAACATGCCACCCAAATCCAGATGGCCCTTGGGGCGGATGTGGCCATGGCCTTCGACCAATGCCCGCCCTATCCGGCGACGGAGAACGACGTCAACGATGCCTGTCGCCGCACCCATGCCTGGCTCGAGCGCTGCGTCACCGCCCACACCAGTGAGGATCAGGCGCTGTTCGGCATCGTTCAGGGCGGTTGTTTCCCGCATCTGCGACGGGAGAGTGCCATGGCCGTCTCCTCCTTTGATCTGCCGGGCATCGCCGTCGGTGGAGTCAGCGTCGGTGAGCCCGTGGAAGAGATGCATCGCATCGTGCGGGATGTCACACCCCTGCTCCCCACACAAAAACCGCGGTACCTGATGGGCATCGGCACCTTGCGCGAGATGGCGATCGCCGTAGCCAACGGCATTGATCTGTTCGACTGCGTCTTGCCCACCCGACTCGGCCGTCACGGCACCGCCCTGGTGGGCGGCGAACGCTGGAACCTGCGCAATGCCCGCTTCCGCCACGACCACACCCCCCTGGATCCGAGCTGCTCCTGTGTGGCCTGCACCGGTCACACCCGGGCCTACCTGCATCACCTGATTCGCAGCGAAGAGCTTCTGGGCCTCACCTTGTTGAGCATTCACAACATCACCCATCTGGTGCGTTTCACCTCGGCCATGGCAAAGGCCATTCGCGACGGCTGTTTTTCAGAGGATTTCGCTCCCTGGGAACCAGACTCACAAGCCCATCACACGTGGTAGCGTCCAGCCCAACGCCTTTTTGATGCAAGGGATGGCCGCCTTCACCCTCGACCTGCTGGCACAGCTGCCCGAGGCCTATCAGGCCTTCTCTCCGCTGATCGACATTCTTCCGTTGATCCCGGTCTTCTTCCTGCTGCTGGCCTTCGTTTGGCAGGCCTCGGTGGGCTTCCGCTGAACCTTCAGCCCAACCGGATCACCTTCAGAGCAAACGCTGGCAAAGACAGCATGCGTCGCCAGCGTGACGGCTCCTGAATTAGCCGATACAGCCACTCAACTTGCATCCGGCACATCCATCCGGGGGCACGTTTTTTGACGCCGGCCCAAACGTCAAAACTGCCGCCGACACCCATCCAGAGTCCTGGCTGCCCGGATGCCACGCGTTCCAACCAGGTTTCCTGGCGCGGAACCCCCAGGGCCACCAAAACGAGATCCGGCTTCAAAGCCTTGAGCTGATCCTCAATGCCCGGCCAAGCCTCAGGAGCTTGATAACCATCCACCGCGAGCGCCAGGGTGAGGCCATGGATGCGTTGCGGCAACGCCGCACGCAGCGTTGCCATCACCTCAGGTGATGCGCCCACTAACGCCACATGCCATCGATGGACTGCGGCGTACTCAAGCAAGGTCCAGGCCAGCTCAATTCCCGCCGTTTTAACGACCCGGATCTTCTGACGGCCCAGGGCCCAAACCACTCCCGCTCCATCGGGGATCACCAGATCAGCCGTTCTGATCGCCTTCCCCAGAGCGGCATCGGCCCGAGCCGACATCGTCATCTCAGCGTTCAGGGTGACGATGCGTCCGCCACCCCGCGCATGCAGACCGAGAGCTGCAGCACAAACATCACGGCAGGCATCGACCGGCACGCCTAGCACCTGGCAGCGGCGACGGTCATCGGGAGCGGTGCTGACAGAGTCCATGGCCGTGGGGCTGCGGTGGAGAATTTAGGGGTAGTGATGCATGAGGGCATGGTGTGACGACGACGGAAACCCTTCTGCAGAACCACGCCACAACCCTTCAGCGTCTGGATCAATCCATCCAACGGGTGGTTCTCGATCGGCAGGACCCAATCAGCGGCCTGCTCCCCGCTAGCACCGCCCACACCATCCATGGCAACTATGGCGATGCCTGGGTGCGGGACTGCGTCTATTCGGTGCAATGCGTTTGGGGACTGGCCCTGGCCCACCGTCGTCATCAGGGGCAGAACAGCCTGCGCTCCTGGGAATTGCAGCAGCGGGTGGTGGCCCTCATGCGCGGTCTGATGCGCTCGATGATGCGGCAGGCCGCGAAGGTGGAGCGTTTCAAGGAGAGCCTCAAC from Synechococcus sp. MU1643 includes:
- a CDS encoding WecB/TagA/CpsF family glycosyltransferase, with product MDSVSTAPDDRRRCQVLGVPVDACRDVCAAALGLHARGGGRIVTLNAEMTMSARADAALGKAIRTADLVIPDGAGVVWALGRQKIRVVKTAGIELAWTLLEYAAVHRWHVALVGASPEVMATLRAALPQRIHGLTLALAVDGYQAPEAWPGIEDQLKALKPDLVLVALGVPRQETWLERVASGQPGLWMGVGGSFDVWAGVKKRAPGWMCRMQVEWLYRLIQEPSRWRRMLSLPAFALKVIRLG